In Rutidosis leptorrhynchoides isolate AG116_Rl617_1_P2 chromosome 2, CSIRO_AGI_Rlap_v1, whole genome shotgun sequence, one genomic interval encodes:
- the LOC139887857 gene encoding uncharacterized protein gives MSTTQNTKSRRKRKLDTYDNKENISSPSQTSVTTPTCKSTNPKGSNYTSPNTPQILQARCINQPITPLTCSVNTIGRSNSLLQSVPKRRGRPTLYDVDSSGIIGFKLPGLQQNSPIHSGDCSSHQECDNMEALPQTNMGRPAVYTTNRIEKELLTQTQPLNHLLPATLLAKDIPSTSRTRGKPKGNKQTITKSSKSNIGTSNNSGNTKGRPCTYDIPDDDIIRTKLMEDNIHVEPGIQADLQQFSGIHPDYKDIGDPIYIYNGCNARLWKSEAKRGNPTLRKKVYSLCCLNGKVELPKLKQPPQLLVDLMKGQTQKSKDFVKDVRRYNMMFSFTSMGGKLDYKVNSGRAPFVYRMHGQNYHLYGSLLPPEGQDPRFCQLYIYDTYNEVDNRINAYGNSTKSKKNSTRSDIDVPTVYQLKGLLDFTNPLVQQFRQARDRFDMNAAEPIKLKIIGSRDRDGRTHNLPSANEVAALIIGDIDGTADKRDIIVETKSKQLQRISELHPSYLALQYPLLFPYAEDGYRPDIYHKGVEIEDAAGHARLTIREFFAYRLQFRDCETSLLLLARTLLQQFIVDGYTMVENTRLNYIRKNQKVFRCAQIASLYDAQESGDYDVSVMGTRITLPSSFTGGPRYMRQNYLDAMAIVRAYGYPSLFITFTCNPKWPKILRYVAPLNLKPEDRPDISARVFKVKLDSLINQIRDGTLFGQIIGELYVIEFQKRGLPHAHICLFIHRANRNLTAADVDDVICAEIPNKDEEPELYQLVSEFMMHGPCGPNHLSSPCMTNKKCSKRFPKDFTNETHFDAQGYPLYRRRDNGNLIMISGTELDNRYVVPYNKTLLKQYQAHINVEWCNQLGSIKYLFKYITKGVDRISVGFVGNNDAQPNNNRSKSKDEIAEYYSCRYLSACEVTWRLFEYELVHRTPAVYRLAFHLPDQQPIVFDADSEMESVLSKPSIGASQFLEWMNRNRVDPSA, from the exons ATGAGTACCACACAAAATACCAAATCTAGGAGAAAGAGGAAATTGGATACATACGACAACAAAGAAAACATTTCTTCTCCTTCACAAACTTCTGTCACAACACCAACATGCAAAAGCACGAACCCTAAAG GTTCCAACTATACAAGTCCAAACACACCTCAAATCTTGCAAGCAAGATGTATAAATCAGCCAATTACGCCCCTAACCTGTTCTG TTAACACTATTGGAAGAAGTAACAGCTTGCTTCAAAGTGTGCCTAAACGCAGAGGTAGACCCACCTTATACGACGTAGATAGTTCAGGCATCATCGGTTTCAAACTGCCAGGATTACAACAAAACAGTCCCATACACTCAG GAGATTGTTCATCACATCAGGAGTGCGATAATATGGAAGCTTTACCGCAAACAAACATGGGTAGACCTGCAGTTTACACAACAAATCGGATTGAGAAAGAATTACTTACCCAAACTCAACCGCTCAATCATTTATTACCAG CCACATTACTTGCTAAAGATATACCATCCACATCACGTACAAGAGGCAAACCAAAAG GTAATAAACAAACCATCACAAAGTCATCAAAATCTAATATTGGAACAAGTAATAACTCCGGAAACACAAAAGGAAGACCTTGTACGTACGACATTCCAGATGATGACATTATTCGGACAAAGTTAATGGAAGATAATATACATGTTGAGCCGGGCATACAAGCAGACTTGCAGCAATTCTCAGGGATTCATCCAG attATAAAGACATTGGTGATCCTATTTATATTTACAATGGATGTAATGCAAGGCTCTGGAAATCTGAGGCAAAACGTGGTAATCCAACTTTAAGGAAAAAGGTTTACTCCCTTTGTTGTTTAAATGGAAAGGTTGAACTACCAAAACTTAAGCAGCCACCTCAGTTATTGGTTGATTTAATGAAAGGACAAACACAAAAAAGTAAGGATTTTGTGAAGGACGTGAGGCGCTATAACATGATGTTTAGCTTTACATCCATGGGCGGAAAACTTGACTACAAAGTTAACTCAGGGCGTGCTCCTTTTGTATACCGCATGCACGGACAAAATTACCATTTGTATGGTAGTTTGCTTCCTCCAGAAGGTCAAGATCCGAGATTCTGTCAGTTGTACATATATGATACATATAATGAGGTGGATAACCGGATCAATGCATACGG GAATTCAACCAAATCAAAAAAGAATTCCACCCGGTCTGACATTGATGTGCCGACCGTTTATCAACTAAAGGGTCTATTGGATTTCACAAATCCATTAGTACAACAATTTCGTCAAGCCAGAGATAGATTTGACATGAATGCAGCTGAACCTATAAAACTCAAGATTATAGGTAGTAGAGACAGAGATGGACGAACCCATAATCTACCATCAGCAAATGAGGTCGCAGCTTTAATAATTGGTGATATTGATGGTACAGCGGACAAAAGGGACATTATAGTCGAAActaaatcaaaacaattacaacGTATAAGTGAGCTACACCCTTCGTATCTTGCACTTCAGTACCCATTACTGTTTCCATACGCAGAAGACGGCTATAGGCCTGACATTTATCATAAAGGTGTAGAAATAGAAGATGCAGCTGGTCATGCACGTCTAACTATACGGGAGTTTTTTGCATATCGCTTACAATTCAGAGATTGTGAGACATCACTCTTATTATTGGCTCGAACGTTACTACAACAATTTATTGTTGACGGATACACAATGGTTGAGAATACCAGGTTGAATTACATACGTAAGAATCAGAAGGTATTCAGATGTGCTCAAATTGCGAGCCTATATGATGCTCAAGAATCAGGCGATTATGATGTTTCGGTAATGGGAACAAGGATTACACTTCCATCATCTTTTACGGGTGGACCTAGGTATATGAGACAGAATTATTTGGACGCCATGGCGATTGTTAGGGCTTATGGTTATCCATCTCTTTTCATTACTTTCACTTGCAACCCTAAGTGGCCTAAAATACTTAGGTATGTAGCGCCACTCAATCTCAAACCCGAAGACAGGCCCGATATCAGTGCAAGGGTGTTTAAAGTTAAGTTAGATTCACTGATTAATCAGATCAGGGATGGAACATTATTTGGACAAATCATTGGAG AGTTGTACGTTATAGAATTTCAAAAGAGAGGCCTGCCACACGCTCATATTTGTTTATTTATCCATAGAGCCAACAGAAACCTTACCGCAGCCGATGTTGACGATGTTATCTGTGCTGAAATTCCAAACAAAGATGAAGAACCAGAATTATATCAGCTTGTCTCAGAGTTCATGATGCATGGACCATGCGGACCAAATCACCTATCTTCACCGTGTATGACAAACAAAAAATGTTCAAAGCGATTTCCTAAGGATTTTACAAATGAGACTCATTTCGACGCCCAGGGATATCCATTGTATAGGAGGCGTGATAATGGAAATCTTATTATGATATCAGGCACCGAACTAGATAACAG GTACGTAGTACCATATAACAAAACTCTACTCAAACAGTACCAAGCACATATTAACGTTGAGTGGTGTAACCAGTTGGGATCCATTAAATACTTATTCAAATACATCACCAAGGGTGTCGACAGAATATCTGTCGGGTTTGTAGGAAATAACGATGCTCAACCGAACAACAACCGATCCAAAAGTAAAGATGAGATTGCGGAATACTACAGTTGTCGTTATCTCTCAGCATGTGAGGTAACATGGCGACTGTTTGAATACGAGCTTGTCCATAGAACACCAGCTGTTTATCGATTGGCATTTCATTTACCTGATCAACAACCAATTGTTTTCGATGCAGACTCTGAAATGGAATCTGTTCTTTCTAAACCATCCATTGGTGCATCTCAGTTTTTAGAATGGATGAACCGCAATCGTGTTGATCCTTCCGCATGA
- the LOC139887858 gene encoding uncharacterized protein, with protein MADLIDFVNYEDVNAGNVGLNDVFDVVGQLVTMNNYKVVEEGDTKKISVLFELQHPSGEKVRCKIWGCHADKLYNSQLEKKNKDEPQIVWLHNCRMTNWEGLQISNQLWGFTISINEPSKPIEDFKTLLATAQQQDGYEYPTIDIRLDKQVQSAYAKFTDPEIKTAYVLDEVRFMDKVCTFVVRGTVEKFAGNEGWYQHYCRVCEKKVIKSYCLEEEKNILSCTKCDRAVTDVFAKIRAIIYVQDKTGGCELALFDTHLSKITNRSVQWLNTTANNGPITSSEYPQELNQILQKQYAFIVKHSLYGEDKQYSGCTVSDLTDDAEVIKTLNQMLSDKETEYADFEDVDYGEADDNVCAQTPQSLKVQTVEVITDEPPTSNKQTPGSSGVKCKSNSPDDSEATDTPTGGTTTALGELKIPKMEKL; from the exons ATGGCTGATCTGATCGATTTTGTTAACTATGAAGATGTTAACGCAGGGAATGTTGGGTTGAATGATGTGTTTG ATGTAGTCGGGCAGTTAGTGACCATGAACAATTATAAGGTTGTCGAAGAAGGAGATACTAAGAAGATATCTGTTTTGTTTGAACTACAACATCCAAG TGGTGAAAAGGTTCGATGCAAGATATGGGGATGTCATGCTGATAAGTTGTACAACTCCCAACTTGAAAAGAAAAATAAGGATGAACCACAAATCGTGTGGCTTCACAACTGCCGCATGACTAACTGGGAAG GTCTTCAAATCAGTAACCAACTATGGGGCTTTACAATTTCCATCAATGAACCCTCAAAGCCGATTGAAGATTTCAAGACCCT ATTGGCAACAGCACAGCAGCAGGATGGATATGAATACCCTACTATTGACATTAGGCTTGACAAACAGGTTCAATCTGCATATGCAAAATTCACTGACCCAGAAATCAAAACAGCTTATGTACTAGACGAAGTGCGTTTTATGGATAAG GTATGTACGTTCGTGGTTAGAGGAACAGTAGAGAAGTTTGCTGGAAATGAAGGTTGGTATCAACACTATTGCAGGGTGTGTGAAAAAAAAGTTATAAAAAGCTACTGTCTTGAGGAAGAGAAGAATATTTTATCATGCACCAAATGTGATCGAGCTGTTACAGATGTGTTCGCAAA GATTCGTGCAATTATATATGTTCAAGATAAAACTGGTGGTTGTGAGTTGGCTTTGTTCGACACTCATCTTTCTAAGATTACAAATCGAAGTGTTCAGTGGTTGAATACTACTGCAAATAAT GGTCCTATTACATCAAGCGAGTACCCCCAAGAACTGAATCAAATACTACAAAAGCAGTATGCGTTCATTGTCAAACACAGTTTGTATGGCGAAGACAAGCAATACTCTGGATGCACTGTCAGTGACTTGACTGATGATGCTGAAGTTATAAAAACTCTGAATCAAATGCTTAGTGACAAGGAAACAGAGTATGCTGACTTTGAGGATGTTGATTATGGAGAAGCTGATGACAACGTTTGTGCACAAACTCCTCAGTCGTTGAAG GTGCAAACAGTTGAAGTCATCACCGACGAACCACCTACTTCAAACAAGCAGACACCTGGAAGTAGCGGTGTTAAATGTAAAAGTAACTCTCCTGATGACTCTGAGGCAACTGATACTCCTACCGGTGGAACAACTACAGCCTTGGGTGAACTAAAGATACCCAAAATGGAGAAGTTGTGA